In the Zingiber officinale cultivar Zhangliang chromosome 5A, Zo_v1.1, whole genome shotgun sequence genome, AAGAAAGATGGTGGATGCTGTCAGCATTCCTCTCCCGCGCATTGCAGGCCACGGTCCTTGCCCACGACCTGAGCTGCTGCTTCATCTCCGCCCCCGTTATTGTTTCTGCCCACACCAGCTTCGGCGGCGCATGAGCTACTCTCTCCTCGAACCACCATGCTTCGGAGAGGTACGGCCGGGTAACAAGACCTTTTCCGTACTCTCTGTGACCGTCAGAAGGTTTCTTGTATCTCAGGCCCGGAATCACATTTGCTAGGCTTCCAGTACTTGACGCCACCCCGTCGAAGACAAACCCCAAGTCCTTGAATCCTTGCACCTCGAAGGACTCTAGGTCGCTGTAGCTCCGCCACTTCTTCCCCTGGATCGCCGGTCGATCTCTCGGCGGCGGCCGGAATCTTGGAATGCTCGGATTCAAGGTCGCCCACTGATAATTAAAGAGCACCGatgtcaaaaataaaaatatgtaaaTTGATTGCATACAATCAAATTCTATCTTCAATCAATGGCACGCCTAAGTCGAGATACAAATTAATGTGTAATTTTGTGGCTCAAATCTCAATCAGTATCATTACCCCCGAAGAAGAAGAACGTTGGAGTTTGGACTTCTTCGCCAACATCGACCTCGATCGATCTCTGTTTTGTTGCATGGAGTCGTCGTCGTCGTTGCAGTAAACTGGCAACGACGGAGCGCGAGCCAGAGTACTGACGGCTAGTACTTTCCTCGAACAGGTGGTGGTCGATAATTCCTCAGGGCGAGTCCGGGTCGAATTCGGCATGGATGGCGCCCGGAGAAGCTTACGAGTCGCGGCTTTGACACGACACGGCGTGCCGACGACTCCTAATGCCTTGGTCTTGTCCGGCGAAGAAGGGAGAGTTGGTCGCAATGATGGCGGTGCCTGTCTTGGGTCGTTGCTTTTTAGCACGTTGAGGAAGAACCAGTGGCGATCGAGAAGGTCGACCACCTCCTCTGTTCCCATCCTGATCCTGGTCAAGcaacaaaacaaagaaagaacaagaagagAGGAGATTGAAGAACCAACTGGAGATCTGCTGGATCTCGAAGAGCATATTCCTCGAGTTCGCTGCGCCATTTTCGGGCGAGAGATGGGAGGATTTGCACCCGTGGCAATCAACGATGCGCTGGTGTCACTGTACGGTAGTTGGGCTTACTTGGATAGGGAGTCAGTGGGGAAGGTGACAGCATGTGCCCGGGACGGTGTGGATATGTTTAAAATATCAGTTGCATGGACTGGGGCGAGTGAACCGGCTCGTTCGTATCTCATTCACGGCGCACTGAATTAGGAGCCACATGATCACATGCAGGTTGCAATAATTGATTGCGCAATGATTACAGATCGGATCATACAATTGACTGAATAATCTTACAGTTTACCTCCTCAATTTATTGGCTTTTACAGTTTGGCCTCTCTCGATCGCAcgatatgtgaataagattgcCCTTTACTTTAATTTATATGTGAATAAGATAGATTACTTTTTACTTTAATTTATAGGCCCGACGTGAAAGGTACGCCGGTGGCCGGTATCCACGAGTTGCCGGACAAGAAGCTTCCAACGCTGAATTTTCCAGCCTCAGACGAGCTATCGATCACACGATAACCACTCCAATTCACCCTCCTACTCGTGTCGGCGCCGGCGCCAGTGTTCATGTACTCCCCGTAGAACAACGTGCTCAGTGCGAAGCTACCACTCCACTCTAACCACCCCGCCGGGTCAATCAAGCCCCCTAGCGCCGTCTTCATCACCACCGTCCTCGAATACTTCTGCCACGGCCGGCCGAGGTAGGTGCTGAACGACCCCTGCACCGTTGAGAGGTCCGATGCAGCGGCCACGACGGAGTCGTGGATCGATATGCCGGTGTTCTCGTTGGGGTCAGTCCTACCCTGAGCCGTCACGGTGTTCTTCTGGCCGCTCATCGGCCGCCTCACGTTGAGGTTGCAGTTTTGGAAGACAGCGGCGGCGTCGCCGAAGATGAAGTCGACAGTGCCATAAACGTCACAGTTGCGATAGAACTGGCGCTGGGAGTAGACGTAGAGGGTGTCCTGGTAGCCCTTGAAACTGCATCTGTAGAAGACGGAGAGGTCGGAGCCGGAGCGGAGCGCCACCGCTTGGTGCTTCGCCGGCCCGGCAGTGTTTTGGAACGTCATGTCGCGGGCGATGAACCCGCTGCCGGATACGGCTGATCAATTACATTGAATTACAAACATTAAACGAATCCGGACCAAAACGaacaaataataaatatatagatCGATACGTTAGATTGATGAAAAATTGGATGAAACTAAAACAGCATGTTGACTTTGTAAGATCAAATTAAGGGTCGACCAATGATTGCTTGCCTTATCTAATTCTGAAACAGTTTGTGCATGTTGCCGCGCGAAGTTGTTACTGGCCTAGTCGTCCTTGACATGGACATGATCAGTTGACCAAAAAAAGTAAAATCAAATAGTTCTAGAAATTATTGATTAGTTGATAAGGGAGAAAAAACATTCAAATAGTTCTAGAAATGAttgattagaaaaataaaatcaagGCAGTGTGAAAATCTATTTCTTttatgattcttttaattttgaattaattaattaaacaagtTTATATCGTTGGAAAAAATCGATCGATTAATTATAACTAACCGAAGGTGGCCGATCTGAAGGTGGTGGAGCCATCTTGGACGTTCCTGCTCCCCGTCACGACGGTGGCATCCATACCATCACCGATCATCATTAAATTCTTCATTGAGTTAGGAATCTCCACGTTCTCTTGGTAGACGCCGGCCTTCACGTGAATCACGAACCTCGCCGTGCTTCCTCCCCTCACCTTCGCCGTAGCCGCCACGGCTTCGGTGATGGTTTTGTAGTCGCCGGAGCCATCTTTCGCCACCACAAGATCCGCTTTCATGTCCGACGCCTCCAGCAACTTCCGGTCAGCCGCCGCCACCCACTTTGGGAATAACCCCTGCGACATCAAACGGCGGCGCCGTTTATGCTGCCCGCCGGCGGCGGTCAGCATCTCGTTGTTAACGGCAAGCAAGTTACTGATCGACTCCGTCAGGTTTCCGCCGTCCAAATCCATCACCGGCGCCGTCGAACCGAGCTCGAGGAAACCGTCACGGCACGTGCGCTGGTTCGCCATGGCGGCACTGAGCCACGTCTGCGCGTCATCACCCGGCCGAATCAGCGACCGGTTCACGTGACCGACCGTATCAGTCAGCAGCTCGACGCAATCGGCCCAAGCCCCCTGCCCTAGCTCGTCAAACTGGCTCGGGTTCCTCGCCACGGCCCGCTGGTGGGCGAGGACGGTCCACTCGAGCGTGGCTCGGAGGAGGAGGTCACGGAATCCGTTCCGAGTCAGCGATTGCTCAAACTCCGAGTCGGACCGAGTCACGATGGAGCGGCACACGTCAGGGTACGGGGTCTGGGAACATGACGCGATCGGCTCGCACATTGCTGTGTGTTCTAGCAGCAGCAACGTGAAAGCTACCAAACAAGCCAAGAAATTCGCCATGCATGCAACTTAATGCATAAT is a window encoding:
- the LOC121981638 gene encoding pectinesterase-like, with the protein product MANFLACLVAFTLLLLEHTAMCEPIASCSQTPYPDVCRSIVTRSDSEFEQSLTRNGFRDLLLRATLEWTVLAHQRAVARNPSQFDELGQGAWADCVELLTDTVGHVNRSLIRPGDDAQTWLSAAMANQRTCRDGFLELGSTAPVMDLDGGNLTESISNLLAVNNEMLTAAGGQHKRRRRLMSQGLFPKWVAAADRKLLEASDMKADLVVAKDGSGDYKTITEAVAATAKVRGGSTARFVIHVKAGVYQENVEIPNSMKNLMMIGDGMDATVVTGSRNVQDGSTTFRSATFAVSGSGFIARDMTFQNTAGPAKHQAVALRSGSDLSVFYRCSFKGYQDTLYVYSQRQFYRNCDVYGTVDFIFGDAAAVFQNCNLNVRRPMSGQKNTVTAQGRTDPNENTGISIHDSVVAAASDLSTVQGSFSTYLGRPWQKYSRTVVMKTALGGLIDPAGWLEWSGSFALSTLFYGEYMNTGAGADTSRRVNWSGYRVIDSSSEAGKFSVGSFLSGNSWIPATGVPFTSGL